The region CGGGTTGGCGTTCTTCCAGCCGCAGCTGATCGGGATCGCGCGATGGCTGCACTCGTACGGCCGCTGGTTGCCGGTCTTCGAGGTCGGCACCGCCGAGGACCCGGTCGACCCGAACGCGGCCATCTGGGCCGAGAGCCGCTACACCTCGTCGGCGTTCATCGCCGGGGTGGTCGTCTCGCTGATGGTGCTGCCCATCGCCTGCGCGGTCATGCGTGAGGTCTTCTCCCAGGCCCCGCAGGGCGAACGGGAGGCGGCGTGGGCGCTGGGTGCCACCAGGTGGGGTGTGATCAGGACGGTCGTGCTGCCGTTCGGGCGCGGCGGCATCATCGGCGGGGCGATGCTCGGGCTCGGCCGGGCCCTCGGCGAGACCATCGCCGTCGTCTTCATCATCTCGACCGCCTTCGAGGTGAAGCTCCGGATCCTGGAGAACGGCACGATCACCACCTCGTCGCTGATCGCGGTCCGGTTCGGCGACGCGGACGCCGGACAGCTCTCCGCCCTGCTGGCCGCCGGGCTGGTGCTCTTTCTCATCACACTCGCCGTCAACACGCTCGCCGCCGTCCTGGTCTCGCGCAGCCGCAGCGGCGCCACGACCGAGATCTGACCGGGACGGGACGGGGAAACAGGGTGCAGACCGAAATGATTCCGCCACCGGTGGAGCACGACCTCCGGCCGATCGACCACACGGCCGAAAACCCGGCGCTGGTCGGCCCGCCGGTCGACGACACGAACGACGAGGGTGGCGACGACCGGAACATCGACGAACCGCGCCGACGGCTGACGCCCCGCACCCTGGACGACAGACTGTCCGTGTTCGGCTCGGGGCTGGCCGCGTTGGCGCTGGCCTGGGTGCTGTTCCAACGCCTGCTGCCCACCGACGGGGCGGTCGGGTTCGCCCTGCTCTGGCTCGGCACCTTCCTGCTGCTGTACGCGGCGGTGACGGCCATCCGGCATCCGGGCACGGTCATCGCCGACCGGCTCGCCGCCGCGGTGGTGCACGCCGGTGCCGTGACCGTCGGCGCGACGCTCTGCCTGGTGATCGTCTACACCGTGTGGCGGGGGCTGCCGGCGCTGCGGTACCTGAACTTCTACACCGAGGACCTCTCGGCGGCGGGGCCGTTGGCGCCGCTGGACATGGGCGGTGCGCTGCACGCCATCGTCGGCACGCTGGTCGAGATCGGCATCGCGATCGCCATCACGCTGCCGCTCGGCGTGGCGACCGCCGTGTTCATGACCGAGGTGGGCGGCCGGTTCAGCCGGCTGGTCCGGACCGTGGTCGAGGCGATGACCGCGCTGCCGTCGATCGTCGCCGGCCTGTTCATCTACACCGTGCTCCAGGTGACCCTGGGCTTTCCCCGGTCCGGGCTGGCCGCCTCGCTGGCGATCTCGGTGATGATGCTGCCGATCATCGCCCGCGCCGCGGACGTGGTGCTGCGGGTGGTGCCCGGCGGGCTGCGCGAGGCGAGCCTGGCCCTCGGTGCCTCACAGTGGCAGACGGTGTGGCGGGTGGTCCTGCCGACGGCCCGCCCCGGGCTGGCCACCGCCCTGATCCTCGGTACCGCGCGCGGCATCGGGGAGACGTCGCCGGTGCTGCTCACCTCGGGCGCCTCGAACTACCTCAACGTCAACCCGGTGGACAGTTCGATGAACTCGCTGCCGCTGTACGTCTACTCACTCGTACGCAGCGGCGAGCCGGCGTACATCAGTCGGGCCTTCGGCGGCGCCGCGCTGCTGCTCGTGCTCGTGCTCGCCCTGTTCGTGGTGGCCCGGCTGGTGGCGGCCCGGCGGTCGGGCACGCGGTGAGGCGACCCAACCCATCTCAAGGAGGAACGATGACAACCCCGACCCGATCCGACGCCGCCGGAGGGCGACCGCCCCGACGGCGCGCCGCGCGGGTGCTGGCCGCGGGAGCGGCGCTGCTGATGGCGGTGGTCGCACCGGCCGCGCCCGCCCTGGCGGTGCCGTACGAGCAGGTGGAGGGGACCGGCTCGACCTGGAGCGCGAACGCGTTGCAGCAGTGGGTGACGAGCGTGCAGGCGACCGGGAACCGGGTCGTCTACACCGCCAACGGCTCGTCCGCCGGACGCCGTGACTTCAGCAACTCGCAGAGCGACTTCGGGGTCTCCGAGATCCCGTACCAGACCCAGCCGGACCCGATCACCGGTGTGGTCGAGGACGCCCGCCGGCCGTTCGCGTACATGCCGATCGTGGCCGGTGGCACCTCGTTCATGTACCACCTCGAAGTCGGCGGCAAGCTCTACCGGGACCTGCGGCTGTCCGGTGAGTCGATCGTCGGGATCTTCACCAACAAGATCACGAAGTGGAACGACCCGCAGATCACCCGGGACAACAACGGCAAGGCACTGCCCGCTATCGACATCGTGCCGGTGGTCCGGTCCGACGGCTCCGGCACCACCGCCCAGTTCGCGCTCTGGATGGACAAGCGGTACGGCTCCCAGTGGCGCGCGTACTGCGGCTGCCAGGGGCTGACGTCGTACTACCCGCGCAAGGGTCGGCAGGTCGCGCAGAGCGGTTCGGACAACGTGGCCAACTACGTCGCGGCCCGGTCCGGCAACGGGACCATCGGCTACGTCGAGTTCTCCTACGCGCGGAACAAGAACTACCCGGTGGCGAAGATGCTCAACCAGGCCGGTTACTACGTCTCGCCGACCGACTACAACGTGGCCGTGGCGTTGCAGCAGGCCCGGATCAACACCGACCGGAGCAACCCGCGCGAGTACCTGACCCAGGTGCTCGACGGGGTCTACACCAACGCCGACAAGCGCGCCTACCCGCTGTCGTCGTACTCGTACATGATCCTGCCGGTCGGGGCCGACGACCGCCGGATCACGCCGGGACGGGCCAGGGCCCTCGCCGACTTCGCGTACTACTCGATCTGCGAGGGGCAGCGCAACGCCGGACAGCTCGGTTACTCGCCCCTGCCCCGCAACCTGGTGCAGGCCGCGTTCGACCAGATCGCCCGGATCGCGAAGCTCGCCCCGGAGGACCGGCCGGACAACAACTTCGCCAACTGTCCGAACCCGACCTTCGACCCGCGCAACCCGGCCGTCAACAAGCTCGCCCAGGACGCTCCCGCCCCACCGGAGTGCGACAGGCAGGGCCAGGGACCGTGCTCGGGCAACGGCAACAACAACGGCGGTAACAACAACGCGAACAACAACGGCGGCAACAACAACGCCAACAACAACGGCAACAACAACGGTGCCGGGCCGAACGCCACCACGCCACCGACGGCCGCCCCGGTCGACACCGACGGCGACGGGATCGCCGACGTCGACCCGGAGTCGGGTCAGCCGATCCTCGCCGGTGGTACCAACAACGAGCTCACCGGCGCCGCCACCGAACTCGCCGCCTTCCGACCCGACGGGATGTCCCGGGCACTGGCCGTGCTCGCCGCCGGGCTGCTGCTCCTGGTCGTCCTGCTGCCCGGACTGGTGTCCCGCGCGGTGGCCCGGCGACGGGAGGCGGGGCGATGACCCGCCGCCGCACGACCACTGTCGCGTACCCCCGCCGAGCCAGCGCCGCGCTGGTGCTGGCCATCCTCGCAGCGCTGGTGGTCGCACCGGGCATCGCGGACCGGCCGGCAACGGCCGAGCTCGCCACCGCCGCCCGGGAGCAGACCCGGCAGATCCAGCGCGGCGACAAGGGGCCGCAAACGGCGACCGTACGCGTCTCGACCACCGAGGGCCTGATCAACCGGCAGGTGCTCCGGCTGAGCTGGTCCGGGCTGGTGCCGAGCCACCGCCTCCCGATCGTCACGGTGCCGCAGAACGAGGCGGTGCCGTACACGATGGAGTACCCGGTCGTGATCTTGCAGTGCTCGAAGCCGGAACCGGCCCGGGAGGACTGCTACTTCAACCGGACCATGGCCAACGACAGCTCGAACGCCTCCTACTGGGACGCCCTCCAGCCGGAGCAGCAGCGCGGGTTGGGCTGGCGGCCGTCGTTCCGGGCGGCCAACCGGGAAACCCCGTACGCACCGACGGAGCAGCCGTCCGACTTCGGCACCTCGAACTTCGCCGGCAACACGATGGTGGAGCCGACCGGTCCGGACGGCACCCGCAGCGACGTCCGGTTCGAGGTACGTGACCAGGTCACCACGCCGAGCCTCGGCTGCTCCGCGAGCCGGAAGTGCTCGCTGGTGGTGATCCCGGTGATGGAACTCGTCTGCGCACCGGACGCCGCTGCGCCATGCTCGGCCGGTCCGACCGGCCCGGTGGGCGGCCCGAACAACAGTCCCGAGTACAACGAGACGCTCGCCCCGGGCGGTTGGGCGTTGGAGTCGAACTGGCGCAACCGGTTCGTCGTACCCATCGAATTCGCCCCGGCGGACTCGACCTGCGCGACCACCGACCCCCGTCCGCAGCGGGCGTTGGTCGGGGCGGAGACCGCCGACCTCGCGCTGCGCCGCTGGACGCAGGCCATGTGCGTGGACCGGGAGGCACCCCGGCTGGCCCACGTACGGCAGAGCGAGGAGGTGGCGCGCAACCTGCTGCTCAACCGCAGCGGGGAGGAGTACGGCGCCGACGCGGCACTGGTCACCCGACCGGTGACCGGCTCACCCCGACCACTCGCGCACGCCCCGGTGCTCGCCACCGGGGTCGCGGTGGCGTTCGCGGTCGACGTACGGGTCGGCGACGACGCACCGTACGAGCTGCGGGACCTGCGACTGAGTCCACGCCTGCTGGCGAAGCTGATGACCCAGTCGTACCAGGGGACGTTCTTCTTCAACCAGGCCCATCCCGCGGTCAGTGCCAACCCGGTGACCCTCTTCCACGACAAGGAGTTCCTGGCGCTCAACCCGGACTACCCGCAGGACGCCGCCGGCGGGCCGACCAACGGCAACAACGCCAGCGGATCACAGGGCCTCACGGTCATCACCAACGACTCGGACGCCTACTACGAGCTGACCCGGTACGTCACCGCCGACCCGGAGGCCGTCCGCTGGCTCGGCGGCGAGGCGGACGAGTACGGCACCACGGTCAACCCGGTCTACCGGGGCACCCCGTTCCCGTCGGCCCGGTTCGAACTGCGCGACGAGTGGGTGCCCGAGGGTGTGCCGTGCGGCCCGCTGCCCGGCCTGACCCGGGTCCAGCACGTCGCGCCGAGCCTGGAGGGCGGGATCTACTCGATCGCCGACTCGCAGGGACTGAACCAGGAGTGCGTCAACACCAGCCCACTCGGCGAGACGCCGAACTGGGTGTGGTCCAAACCGAACCGGCAGTACTTCCCGAGCCGGGTCTACCTCACCGTCACCTCGGTCGCCTACGCCGAGGCGTACGGGCTGCCGATGGCCCGGTTGCAGTCCGGACGCGGCGCCGACGGCCAGCGTACGTTCGTCGGGCCGACGCCGGCGGCGATGGCCGAGGCGCTGCGGCACATGGTGGTCGACGACAGCTCCGGAACCCGGCGGGTCGACCACGCGGCGCTGCCGGCGACCGCCTACCCGGGCACGCTGCCGATCTACCTGGCGGTGCCGACCGCCGGCCTGCCCGACGACGCCGCCGCCGACTACGCGGAGTTCGTGCGCCGCGCGGTCAGCGCCCGGCACCAGACCCTCGGCGGCGCGATCGGCCAGTTGCCACCCGGTTACCTGCCGCTTCCGGACGACCTGCGCCGGCAGGCGCTCACCCTGGCCGACGCGGTGGCCCGGCAGGCGGCCGACCCCGATCCGACCACCCCACCGCCGACCACACCCGCCGCGAACGGCGGCAACGGCACCCAACCGCCGGCCTCGGTACCGACCCCGGGCAGCACACCGAGCCCGTCGCCCACGCCCAAGGCCAGCGTCACGCCCTCGGCCGGCACCCCGCAGCCGCAGGTCCGGGCGCTGACCCGGACCGACACGTCGGCGCTCGGCGCCTGGGCGCTGCCGGCGGTCCTCGGCACCGGGCTGCTCGTGCTGCTGGTCATCCCGTTCGTCCTGCTCGCCGCCCAGCCGGACCATCCGGTACGGCGCCTCGTCCGGTCCGCCGGCCGGGTGCTGCGGCGAACGGGTTCGTGACGGCTGATCGCCACCCGCCCGCTTCACGGCGCGTCGCCGCCGATCGGCTCGCCCGGAGTCGCCGCCGATCGGCTCGTCCAGAAGGAGCTTCCATGGCCGGTACCACCGCGCCCGTACAGGATCGAGCCGGGGCCGACCAGCGGCCCCGGCCGGTGAACGCGCCCGGCGGGGTGGCCATCTCCGCCATCCACGCGTTACTGCTGGTGGCGCTGCTGACCTTCGGGTTCGTCGGCTACCTGGTCGGGCTGAGCCCGTTGCAGCAGCTCCGGGCCCAGGACAACCTCCACGACCGGATCCGGGGCGAACTGGCCCAGGCCACCACCCCGTTCGGCGGTGCTATCGAGCCGGGCACCCCGGTCGCGGTCATCACCATCGACGCGGTCGACCTGCGCGCCGTGGTGGTCGAGGGCACCTCCTCGGCGGACCTGCTCGCCGGCCCCGGACACCGCCGGGACACGCCGCTGCCGGGCCAGGCCGGCGTTTCCCTGCTGTACGGCCGCGCCGGCACCTTCGGTGCGCCGTTCCGGCGGGTGCCGGACCTGCCGGCGGGCACCCCGATCGAGGTGGTGACCGGACAGGGCGCCTTCACCTTCCGGGTGACCGGCTCCCGGCGGGACGGTGACCCGGTCCCTGCGCCGCTGGCCGCCGGTGCCGGGCGGCTGACCCTGGTCACCGCCGAGTCCACCCGCCCCCTCACCGCGGTCAGTACGGTCTTCGTCGACGCCACCCTGGACGGTCCGGCCCAGCCCGCGCCAGCCGGTCGGCCGGCGCTGATCCCGTCCTACGAGCGCGCCCTGCGCTCGGATTCCACCGCCGGCTTCCCGCTGGTGCTCTGGCTCCAGGCGCTCGCCCTGGCCGCCGCCGGGCTCACCTGGAGCCGGCACTACTGGGGGCGCTGGGAGACCTGGATCGTCGGCAGTCCGATCGTGCTCGCCTGCGTGTGGCAGACCTACGAGGCGGCCGTACGGCTGCTGCCCAACCTGCTCTGACCGGCCGACGTACGCCACGACGAGGGGCCGGGCGGCGGATGCCGCCCGGCCCCCCTGGTCAGGCTGTGTTTCCCGTCGTCAAGGGGTGGTTCAGGGGATGATGACGGGCACGCCGCAGCTGCCGGCCGCCGCGGTCTTGGGCAGGACCGTGAAGCCGTTCGAGGTGATGGTGGAGTCGGCGGTGGCGCTGGTGCACAGGAAGCTGGTCGAGTTGAACGCGGCGCCCACGGTCGCGGCCCGCGAGGTCTTGATCACGTTGTAGAGCAGCCGGCTGACGTTGAAGTTGCCGGTGGTCGTACGCAGGGCGATGACCTTCTGGCCGCCGACCACCGGCACGTTGACGTTGTAGCGGCCGACCGAGAACGG is a window of Micromonospora sp. NBC_01699 DNA encoding:
- the pstC gene encoding phosphate ABC transporter permease subunit PstC, which codes for MSSAEHRTEDQTGYEDRAGYEDRAAGEDGQVGDDGQVGDEPRRRTGGGAVLVDRLFRAGARTAGALMLLVMGGIGAFLAVQAVPTLRNYGWRFFTESDWNPERNVLGIAAVVVGTVLVAAVAIVVAFPLALLTALYITEYAPRGLRRVLVSAVDLMAAVPSVVYGLVGLAFFQPQLIGIARWLHSYGRWLPVFEVGTAEDPVDPNAAIWAESRYTSSAFIAGVVVSLMVLPIACAVMREVFSQAPQGEREAAWALGATRWGVIRTVVLPFGRGGIIGGAMLGLGRALGETIAVVFIISTAFEVKLRILENGTITTSSLIAVRFGDADAGQLSALLAAGLVLFLITLAVNTLAAVLVSRSRSGATTEI
- the pstA gene encoding phosphate ABC transporter permease PstA; this translates as MQTEMIPPPVEHDLRPIDHTAENPALVGPPVDDTNDEGGDDRNIDEPRRRLTPRTLDDRLSVFGSGLAALALAWVLFQRLLPTDGAVGFALLWLGTFLLLYAAVTAIRHPGTVIADRLAAAVVHAGAVTVGATLCLVIVYTVWRGLPALRYLNFYTEDLSAAGPLAPLDMGGALHAIVGTLVEIGIAIAITLPLGVATAVFMTEVGGRFSRLVRTVVEAMTALPSIVAGLFIYTVLQVTLGFPRSGLAASLAISVMMLPIIARAADVVLRVVPGGLREASLALGASQWQTVWRVVLPTARPGLATALILGTARGIGETSPVLLTSGASNYLNVNPVDSSMNSLPLYVYSLVRSGEPAYISRAFGGAALLLVLVLALFVVARLVAARRSGTR
- a CDS encoding sortase; amino-acid sequence: MAGTTAPVQDRAGADQRPRPVNAPGGVAISAIHALLLVALLTFGFVGYLVGLSPLQQLRAQDNLHDRIRGELAQATTPFGGAIEPGTPVAVITIDAVDLRAVVVEGTSSADLLAGPGHRRDTPLPGQAGVSLLYGRAGTFGAPFRRVPDLPAGTPIEVVTGQGAFTFRVTGSRRDGDPVPAPLAAGAGRLTLVTAESTRPLTAVSTVFVDATLDGPAQPAPAGRPALIPSYERALRSDSTAGFPLVLWLQALALAAAGLTWSRHYWGRWETWIVGSPIVLACVWQTYEAAVRLLPNLL
- a CDS encoding phosphate ABC transporter substrate-binding protein PstS codes for the protein MTTPTRSDAAGGRPPRRRAARVLAAGAALLMAVVAPAAPALAVPYEQVEGTGSTWSANALQQWVTSVQATGNRVVYTANGSSAGRRDFSNSQSDFGVSEIPYQTQPDPITGVVEDARRPFAYMPIVAGGTSFMYHLEVGGKLYRDLRLSGESIVGIFTNKITKWNDPQITRDNNGKALPAIDIVPVVRSDGSGTTAQFALWMDKRYGSQWRAYCGCQGLTSYYPRKGRQVAQSGSDNVANYVAARSGNGTIGYVEFSYARNKNYPVAKMLNQAGYYVSPTDYNVAVALQQARINTDRSNPREYLTQVLDGVYTNADKRAYPLSSYSYMILPVGADDRRITPGRARALADFAYYSICEGQRNAGQLGYSPLPRNLVQAAFDQIARIAKLAPEDRPDNNFANCPNPTFDPRNPAVNKLAQDAPAPPECDRQGQGPCSGNGNNNGGNNNANNNGGNNNANNNGNNNGAGPNATTPPTAAPVDTDGDGIADVDPESGQPILAGGTNNELTGAATELAAFRPDGMSRALAVLAAGLLLLVVLLPGLVSRAVARRREAGR